One Cryptomeria japonica chromosome 9, Sugi_1.0, whole genome shotgun sequence genomic window carries:
- the LOC131038696 gene encoding geraniol 8-hydroxylase-like, whose amino-acid sequence MDFSSSLSTLIFYYVVATVIPVVYILTKLRSKPSGRLPPGPRPWPLIGNILQVGKNVNESFSELAKIHGPLMTLHLGWRTTVVASSPAMARQVLQTQDQSLSARTMIEAAKCLEYGENSLVWRDCVPRWRTLRRICTTQLFTVKRLEALHQLRREQVRSMMGAIYKSTSAPLDIGHAAFLTSFNMVGNMLFSKDMFDWDESEKSKEFKKALNEMLFVGGKPNWADYFPFLNPFDPQGIRKEMTRIFRIMFAVFDQYIDERLKSGTRSEEEDKDFLDILLQSKTETGEKLTKFEITRFFYDLFTAGSETTSNTIEWAMSEIIRNPMVMEKARDELDKVVGKERRVQESDIDNLPYLHAVVKETFRLHPVSSLLIHHRALNSCEIEGYVIPKDAQVFVNVWAIGRDPNVWREPERFFPERFMDSDVEYKGQNFELLPFGSGRRMCPGIPLAHKIVHVVVATLLQCFDWQLPNGQNPEKLDMSAKFGITLQKAEHLIAIPTPRLPHHIYN is encoded by the exons ATGGATTTCTCAAGTTCACTGAGCACTCTCATTTTTTATTATGTAGTAGCCACAGTCATTCCTGTTGTATACATACTCACAAAGCTCAGAAGCAAGCCATCTGGGAGGCTGCCACCTGGACCGCGCCCCTGGCCGTTGATTGGCAACATCCTCCAGGTGGGCAAGAATGTGAACGAGTCCTTCTCTGAGCTGGCGAAGATCCATGGCCCCCTCATGACCCTCCACCTCGGATGGCGGACAACTGTGGTGGCCTCCTCGCCCGCCATGGCCAGACAGGTTCTCCAAACGCAGGATCAATCCCTGTCAGCACGTACAATGATTGAGGCTGCCAAGTGTCTCGAGTACGGAGAAAACTCGCTGGTGTGGAGGGACTGCGTGCCACGCTGGCGCACTCTCCGACGCATCTGCACCACCCAGCTGTTCACCGTGAAGCGTCTGGAGGCACTCCACCAGCTGCGGCGGGAGCAAGTGAGAAGCATGATGGGGGCCATTTATAAGTCTACCTCAGCTCCTCTGGATATCGGCCACGCTGCCTTCCTCACCAGCTTCAATATGGTGGGCAACATGCTATTTTCCAAGGACATGTTCGACTGGGACGAGTCGGAAAAGTCTAAAGAGTTTAAGAAAGCGCTCAATGAGATGCTCTTTGTTGGTGGCAAGCCTAATTGGGCTGATTATTTTCCTTTCCTGAATCCTTTCGACCCGCAGGGCATAAGGAAGGAGATGACTAGGATTTTTAGGATTATGTTTGCAGTCTTCGATCAATATATCGACGAGCGCCTGAAGAGCGGTACAAGAAGCGAGGAGGAAGACAAGGATTTTCTCGATATTTTGCTCCAGAGTAAGACCGAGACTGGGGAGAAGCTCACAAAGTTTGAGATCACTCGCTTCTTCTAT GACTTGTTCACAGCAGGGAGTGAAACAACTAGTAACACAATTGAATGGGCCATGTCAGAAATCATACGAAATCCTATGGTAATGGAAAAGGCGAGGGACGAATTGGACAAGGTAGTGGGGAAAgaaagaagagtgcaagaaagtgATATTGACAACCTACCTTATCTTCATGCAGTTGTTAAAGAAACCTTTCGTCTACACCCAGTTTCTTCCCTTCTGATCCACCATAGAGCCCTTAACTCTTGTGAAATAGAGGGATATGTTATACCCAAGGATGCCCAAGTGTTTGTCAATGTTTGGGCGATTGGAAGGGACCCTAATGTATGGCGAGAACCAGAAAGGTTCTTTCCAGAGAGGTTTATGGACTCAGATGTGGAATataaagggcaaaattttgaattgCTTCCATTTGGATCAGGGAGGAGAATGTGCCCAGGGATCCCTTTGGCTCATAAAATAGTTCATGTAGTAGTGgctactctccttcaatgttttgaTTGGCAGCTTCCGAATGGACAGAATCCAGAAAAGTTAGATATGAGCGCAAAGTTTGGAATCACATTACAAAAGGCAGAACATCTGATTGCAATTCCCACACCTCGCCTACCACATCATATCTATAACTGA